Proteins found in one Corynebacterium freneyi genomic segment:
- a CDS encoding CYTH and CHAD domain-containing protein has translation MNDSGSTPDTTVSGSTKERTAPSENLEIEVKFSAPEQAVAPGFDFVPGVADVEVDVREMSATYLDTEDLRLTRAKRTLRRRLGGPDEGWHLKTPAEAGRMEYGAALDEGLAEGEGAEAVYVVPDALLAPVRSIVRDHPLRPIARVDNVRHVSTLKNAAGEPIAEFCDDHVTAVSLLPGGEETSWREWEIELIGDIAGTPEGAELLERLGAVLGIAGATPSESPSKLATALGSSMDAAPLPPSPADLPEGTPGRAVVDALAANVAKMVEWDPKVRRDEWDSVHQMRVATRELRSHMQTFHGILVGDQLPHMESELKLLAGVLGVARDAEVVAERFENQLGRDEADVIDDEMREELVADIRRDYDRAHRRVVAALDSSRYLTLLDQLDELLADPPVNPNAAEDAEKAEQEAAERKAAEQSGVESADGAATSLDDADVAAEEREDDDELSSDETARRIVDESDAADAAFGSGESGDEAGASEEEPSESDDEPEARDAATEQVAEQAPEKKPEKATEKTPEQLRAETNAVLAIHLSKAFAKFEKRHRKAVECRDDRSIPVAEREEHFHDVRKAAKKLRYSAEAAQSAGMPTKKLYAACKTLQSSLGDFQDTCTARQVLLQKARRAHAHGQDTFGYGVLYQIERMDGLKALEAYDDDVEDVLKAYDKLESKMKKAREKAAKEAAKDAEKKAKRKK, from the coding sequence ATGAACGATTCCGGCAGCACCCCCGACACGACCGTCTCCGGCAGCACGAAGGAGCGGACCGCACCGTCCGAAAACCTCGAGATCGAGGTGAAGTTCTCCGCGCCCGAGCAGGCGGTGGCCCCCGGGTTCGATTTCGTGCCCGGCGTCGCCGACGTCGAGGTGGACGTCCGCGAGATGTCTGCGACGTATCTCGACACCGAGGATCTGCGCCTGACGCGGGCGAAGCGCACGCTGCGCCGCCGGTTGGGCGGCCCGGACGAGGGCTGGCACCTGAAGACCCCGGCGGAGGCCGGCCGCATGGAGTACGGCGCCGCCCTCGACGAGGGGTTGGCCGAGGGCGAGGGCGCCGAGGCGGTCTACGTGGTTCCGGATGCGCTGCTCGCCCCGGTGCGGTCCATCGTCCGCGATCATCCGCTGCGCCCGATCGCACGGGTCGACAACGTGCGCCACGTGTCCACGCTGAAAAACGCCGCCGGCGAGCCGATCGCCGAGTTCTGCGACGACCATGTCACGGCGGTGTCGTTGCTTCCGGGCGGCGAGGAGACGTCGTGGCGCGAGTGGGAGATCGAGCTGATCGGCGACATCGCCGGCACGCCGGAGGGCGCGGAGCTGTTGGAGCGTCTGGGCGCGGTGCTGGGCATCGCTGGCGCGACGCCGTCGGAGAGCCCGTCGAAGTTGGCCACGGCGCTGGGTTCATCGATGGACGCGGCGCCGCTGCCTCCGTCACCGGCGGATCTGCCGGAGGGCACGCCGGGTCGCGCGGTGGTCGATGCGCTGGCGGCGAATGTGGCGAAGATGGTCGAGTGGGATCCGAAGGTTCGCCGCGACGAGTGGGATTCGGTGCACCAGATGCGTGTGGCCACCCGTGAGCTGCGCAGTCACATGCAGACGTTCCACGGCATTCTCGTCGGCGATCAGTTGCCGCACATGGAGTCGGAGCTGAAGCTGCTGGCGGGTGTGCTGGGCGTGGCGCGCGACGCGGAGGTGGTGGCGGAGCGGTTCGAGAATCAGCTCGGGCGCGACGAGGCCGACGTCATCGACGACGAGATGCGCGAGGAGCTCGTCGCCGACATTCGCCGCGATTACGACCGGGCGCATCGTCGCGTCGTCGCCGCGCTGGATTCGAGCCGGTACCTGACCCTTCTCGATCAGCTCGACGAGCTGCTGGCCGATCCGCCGGTCAACCCCAATGCCGCGGAGGACGCCGAGAAGGCGGAGCAGGAAGCCGCCGAGCGCAAGGCCGCGGAGCAGTCCGGGGTCGAGTCGGCCGACGGTGCCGCTACTTCGCTTGACGACGCCGACGTCGCGGCCGAGGAGCGTGAGGACGACGATGAGCTGTCGTCGGACGAGACCGCGCGACGCATCGTCGACGAGTCGGATGCCGCCGACGCCGCGTTCGGCTCCGGCGAGTCCGGCGACGAGGCCGGTGCGTCGGAAGAGGAGCCGTCGGAAAGCGACGACGAGCCCGAGGCCCGCGACGCCGCGACGGAGCAGGTCGCCGAGCAGGCCCCGGAGAAGAAGCCGGAGAAGGCAACCGAGAAGACGCCGGAGCAGCTGCGCGCCGAGACCAACGCGGTGCTGGCGATTCATCTGTCGAAGGCGTTCGCGAAGTTCGAGAAGCGCCACCGCAAGGCCGTCGAATGCCGCGATGATCGGTCCATCCCGGTCGCCGAGCGCGAGGAGCATTTCCACGACGTGCGCAAGGCCGCCAAGAAGCTGCGTTACTCCGCGGAGGCCGCGCAGTCGGCGGGCATGCCCACCAAGAAGCTGTACGCAGCGTGCAAGACGCTGCAGTCGTCGCTGGGCGATTTCCAGGACACCTGCACCGCCCGCCAAGTCCTGCTGCAGAAGGCCCGCCGCGCCCACGCGCACGGTCAGGACACCTTCGGGTACGGCGTGCTGTACCAGATCGAGCGCATGGACGGCCTGAAGGCGCTGGAGGCCTACGACGACGACGTCGAGGACGTGCTCAAGGCGTACGACAAGCTCGAATCGAAGATGAAGAAGGCTCGCGAGAAGGCCGCGAAGGAAGCGGCGAAGGACGCCGAGAAAAAGGCCAAGCGCAAGAAGTAG
- a CDS encoding SPOR domain-containing protein, whose product MAGDDKDWYYTPSTGEVTRGKKSGWDDRMGPYASEAEARAAMERVAARNRAADDWDEEDDDWGKPPAGA is encoded by the coding sequence ATGGCCGGCGACGACAAGGATTGGTACTACACGCCCTCGACCGGTGAGGTGACCCGCGGCAAGAAGAGCGGGTGGGACGACCGGATGGGCCCCTACGCCTCGGAGGCGGAGGCCCGCGCCGCGATGGAACGCGTCGCCGCCCGCAACCGCGCCGCCGACGATTGGGACGAGGAAGACGACGACTGGGGCAAGCCCCCGGCCGGAGCGTAA
- a CDS encoding galactokinase family protein — MSVPAAVERVRESAGPEATIAHAPGSVELLGEACAATGGMLLATALPVSVAVALEENDADELVVIAARTGEETRLPMPDAVPPAYPAEVTAIAAAVVALQHTTHLIPRTGSGLTVRWASNIPAGRGLGELPALQSAVALAANARWGDRDDVPTRARLAAALHETSAAHYGGHWPLHPYTVALRSRPDSVLTCNHSDEAVTQTPRPDNLSLMVAYSPDITGASPQVERHEFFTEACSAFGVPTLSGLPEAQPRVLEWVRARREVQPDGDAPTVGRATQWLDDASGCSDRARAVSAHLRHGDAAAAMAGVSHDVTVRDTAPAADSPLGRVVASLDGHDAVARCCPAPGAAVVVWAHADDADDVEAAIRRDGGTVLRITDTDAGAVIDSPF, encoded by the coding sequence ATGTCCGTTCCCGCCGCCGTCGAACGAGTCCGCGAGTCCGCGGGTCCCGAGGCGACGATCGCGCACGCGCCGGGATCGGTGGAGCTGCTCGGCGAGGCGTGCGCGGCGACCGGCGGCATGCTGCTGGCCACCGCGCTGCCCGTGTCCGTGGCCGTGGCGCTGGAGGAAAACGACGCCGACGAACTCGTCGTCATCGCCGCCCGCACCGGCGAGGAAACCCGCCTGCCCATGCCCGACGCCGTGCCGCCGGCGTACCCGGCCGAAGTCACCGCCATCGCCGCCGCCGTCGTGGCGCTGCAGCACACCACGCACCTCATCCCCCGCACCGGCTCCGGCCTCACCGTGCGCTGGGCGTCGAACATTCCCGCCGGTCGCGGCCTCGGCGAGCTTCCCGCACTGCAGTCGGCGGTTGCGCTGGCTGCCAACGCCCGCTGGGGCGACCGCGACGACGTGCCCACCCGCGCCCGCCTGGCCGCCGCCCTCCACGAAACGTCGGCGGCCCACTACGGCGGCCACTGGCCGCTGCACCCCTACACCGTGGCCCTGCGCAGCCGTCCCGACTCGGTGCTGACGTGCAACCACTCCGACGAAGCCGTCACCCAGACGCCGCGCCCGGACAACCTGTCGCTGATGGTGGCCTACTCCCCCGACATCACCGGCGCGTCGCCGCAGGTGGAGCGCCACGAGTTCTTCACCGAGGCATGCTCCGCCTTCGGCGTGCCCACCCTCAGCGGCCTGCCCGAGGCACAGCCGCGGGTCCTCGAATGGGTCCGCGCCCGCCGTGAGGTCCAGCCCGACGGCGACGCCCCCACCGTCGGTCGCGCCACCCAGTGGCTCGACGACGCCTCCGGCTGCTCCGACCGCGCCCGCGCCGTGTCCGCCCACCTGCGCCACGGCGACGCCGCCGCCGCAATGGCCGGAGTCTCCCACGACGTCACCGTGCGCGACACCGCCCCGGCGGCCGATTCGCCGCTCGGCCGCGTGGTCGCCTCCCTCGACGGCCATGACGCCGTGGCCCGCTGCTGCCCGGCACCCGGCGCCGCCGTGGTCGTCTGGGCCCACGCCGACGACGCCGACGACGTCGAAGCCGCCATCCGCCGCGACGGCGGCACCGTCCTGCGCATCACCGACACCGACGCCGGGGCCGTCATCGACTCACCGTTCTGA